One window of Nocardia nova SH22a genomic DNA carries:
- a CDS encoding ABC transporter ATP-binding protein, producing MTDRTTTTPLLEVSDLSVSFPGEQGRIDAVRGVNYTVADGEVLAIVGESGSGKSVSSLAVMGLLPEQARVRGSIRLRGKELLGMGDKQLSALRGARISMVFQDPLSALTPVYRVGDQIAEALLAHKKMSKSQAADRAVELLDLVGIPEPAVRAKAFPHEFSGGMRQRVVIAMAIANDPELIICDEPTTALDVTVQAQILDLLRKARDITGAGVVMITHDMGIAATLADRIAVMYAGRIVENAPAAELFNAPRMPYTVGLLGSIPRMDGPARVPLIPIVGAPPAMNALPPGCPFAPRCPVSIDDCEQAEPPLQDTTPGHRAACIRTAEVGTEALFTAYRRETDSVTATAETADSDMVLKVSGLTKIFPITSGVVIKRRTGEVRAVDGIDFEVRTGRTLALVGESGSGKSTTLTQVMDLVKPEAGSIEIFGRDVATLTKQHKREIRRKLQIVFQDPSSSLDPRMPIFDALAEPLRIDGRSRDEIRKRVPELLKQVGLRAEHADRYPADFSGGQKQRINIARAMALDPRLLVLDEPVSSLDVSIQAGVLNLLRDLQAERGLSYLFVSHDLSVVRNLAHDIAVMYRGKIVESGPAEQIFAAPQHEYTRALINAVPLPVVSR from the coding sequence ATGACCGATCGCACGACCACCACGCCGCTGCTCGAGGTCTCGGACCTGAGCGTCTCCTTTCCCGGTGAACAGGGCCGTATCGACGCGGTGCGCGGGGTGAACTACACCGTCGCCGACGGCGAGGTTCTGGCCATCGTGGGTGAATCCGGTTCGGGTAAATCGGTGTCCTCGCTGGCGGTGATGGGCCTGCTACCCGAACAGGCCCGGGTACGCGGCTCGATCCGGCTGCGCGGCAAGGAATTGCTGGGTATGGGCGACAAGCAGTTGTCCGCCCTGCGCGGTGCGCGGATCAGCATGGTCTTCCAGGATCCGCTCTCGGCGCTCACGCCGGTGTACCGCGTCGGTGACCAGATCGCCGAGGCACTGCTCGCGCACAAGAAGATGAGCAAGTCCCAGGCCGCCGACCGCGCGGTGGAACTGCTCGATCTGGTCGGCATTCCCGAACCGGCCGTGCGGGCCAAGGCATTTCCGCACGAGTTCTCCGGTGGTATGCGCCAGCGCGTGGTCATCGCGATGGCGATCGCCAACGATCCGGAACTCATCATCTGCGACGAGCCGACCACCGCACTGGACGTGACGGTGCAGGCGCAGATCCTCGACCTGCTGCGCAAGGCGCGCGATATCACCGGCGCCGGTGTCGTCATGATCACCCACGATATGGGGATCGCGGCGACCCTGGCCGACCGCATCGCGGTGATGTACGCGGGACGCATCGTCGAGAATGCCCCGGCCGCAGAGCTTTTCAATGCCCCGCGGATGCCGTACACGGTGGGCCTGCTCGGGTCCATTCCCCGGATGGACGGTCCCGCGCGGGTACCGCTCATCCCGATCGTCGGGGCGCCACCAGCCATGAACGCGCTGCCGCCGGGCTGCCCGTTCGCACCGCGCTGCCCGGTGTCGATCGACGACTGCGAGCAGGCCGAACCACCGTTGCAGGACACCACGCCCGGACACCGCGCGGCCTGCATCCGGACCGCCGAGGTGGGTACCGAAGCGCTGTTCACTGCCTACCGCCGCGAAACCGACAGTGTCACCGCCACCGCCGAAACCGCCGATTCCGATATGGTGCTCAAGGTTTCGGGGCTGACCAAGATCTTCCCGATCACCTCCGGTGTGGTCATCAAACGCCGCACCGGCGAGGTCCGCGCGGTGGACGGTATCGACTTCGAGGTGCGCACCGGCCGCACCCTCGCCCTGGTCGGCGAGTCCGGATCGGGCAAGTCCACCACGCTGACCCAGGTCATGGACCTGGTGAAACCGGAGGCGGGAAGTATCGAGATATTCGGCCGGGATGTCGCCACACTCACCAAACAGCACAAGCGTGAGATCCGCCGGAAGTTGCAGATCGTGTTCCAGGACCCGTCGTCGTCCCTGGATCCCCGGATGCCGATCTTCGACGCGCTGGCCGAGCCGCTGCGCATCGACGGCCGCTCCCGGGACGAGATCCGCAAGCGGGTACCGGAATTGCTGAAACAGGTCGGGTTGCGCGCCGAACACGCCGATCGCTATCCGGCCGATTTCTCCGGCGGTCAGAAGCAGCGCATCAATATCGCGCGCGCGATGGCGCTGGACCCACGACTGCTGGTGCTGGACGAGCCGGTGTCCTCGCTGGATGTTTCCATCCAGGCCGGTGTCCTCAATCTGCTGCGCGATCTCCAGGCCGAACGGGGACTGTCGTATCTGTTCGTCTCGCACGATCTTTCGGTCGTACGCAATCTCGCCCACGACATCGCGGTGATGTATCGCGGCAAGATCGTCGAATCAGGTCCGGCCGAGCAGATTTTCGCCGCACCCCAGCACGAGTACACCCGCGCGCTGATCAACGCGGTTCCGCTTCCCGTCGTCTCACGCTAG
- a CDS encoding MFS transporter, which translates to MDTSETRAAKDSEGAMRQEIHSRAAMIALALGVLSYGLMQTMLVPAIGIIQHGLHASSTAATWAVMSAPLLSSAILTPVASRLGDRFGRRRVLLWVLVAYLAATLLAMAAPDIGVLIAARAGQGISLAILPLAFGTVPSVLPPERVHGGLGLLSGLVGGAAGIALVCGGLIVDHGSWRWLFVVGAGLVASALVLTYRFIPADDGQPTGGSDPIGTVLLAAGLAGILLALTVGPTSGWFSAAVWLLFLGGLGALAAFAAVERRSRNPLIDMELVLHRPVGIVHLAAFVLGAVQFMYYVLVPRLTESPHAAGGFGDSVTIAGLVMLPSTLLVLPASAVTGRLIARRGPRVPLTAGLLLTALGAAFLAAVHGHPWQLALCALPIGIGTGLVMAALPAQIHRTVHPSRAATANGINTIARTIGGAVGSQLGAAMVLHSLGTGFPAAFWVATVIGLAGAATVFAGSASENDRAPVESVASAVRR; encoded by the coding sequence TTGGACACCAGCGAAACCCGGGCCGCGAAGGATTCGGAGGGTGCGATGCGGCAGGAGATCCATTCGAGAGCGGCGATGATCGCGCTGGCACTGGGCGTGCTGTCGTACGGCTTGATGCAGACCATGCTGGTTCCGGCCATCGGCATCATCCAGCACGGATTGCACGCCAGCTCGACCGCCGCGACCTGGGCCGTGATGAGTGCACCGCTGTTGTCGAGCGCCATTCTGACACCGGTCGCGAGCCGGTTGGGCGATCGCTTCGGACGCCGCCGGGTGCTGCTGTGGGTACTGGTCGCCTACTTGGCGGCGACGCTGCTCGCGATGGCCGCGCCGGATATCGGGGTACTGATCGCGGCGCGGGCGGGCCAGGGCATAAGCCTCGCGATCCTGCCGCTGGCATTCGGCACCGTGCCGAGTGTGCTGCCGCCGGAGCGGGTGCACGGCGGGCTCGGACTGTTGTCGGGGCTGGTCGGGGGTGCGGCGGGGATCGCATTGGTCTGCGGTGGGTTGATCGTCGATCATGGTTCGTGGCGTTGGCTTTTCGTGGTCGGTGCGGGCCTGGTGGCGAGCGCTCTGGTACTCACCTATCGCTTCATCCCCGCCGACGACGGGCAGCCGACCGGTGGATCGGATCCGATCGGAACGGTTCTGCTCGCCGCCGGTCTGGCGGGAATTCTGCTGGCGCTGACGGTGGGTCCCACGAGTGGCTGGTTCTCGGCGGCGGTCTGGCTGCTGTTTCTCGGCGGGCTGGGCGCACTGGCCGCCTTCGCCGCGGTGGAGCGTCGCTCCCGGAATCCGCTGATCGATATGGAGCTGGTCCTGCATCGTCCGGTCGGCATCGTGCATCTGGCGGCCTTCGTGCTCGGGGCGGTGCAGTTCATGTATTACGTCCTGGTTCCTCGGTTGACCGAATCGCCGCACGCGGCAGGAGGTTTCGGGGATTCTGTCACCATCGCCGGGCTGGTCATGCTGCCGTCCACGTTGCTGGTGCTACCAGCGAGCGCCGTCACCGGACGATTGATCGCCCGGCGGGGGCCGCGCGTGCCGCTGACGGCCGGGCTGCTGCTCACCGCACTCGGCGCGGCATTCCTGGCGGCGGTCCACGGCCACCCGTGGCAGCTGGCATTGTGCGCGCTGCCCATCGGCATCGGCACCGGCCTGGTCATGGCCGCGCTGCCCGCGCAGATCCACCGCACCGTTCACCCGTCGCGGGCGGCAACGGCCAACGGCATCAACACGATTGCCCGCACGATAGGCGGCGCGGTCGGCAGTCAGCTCGGCGCCGCGATGGTGCTCCACTCGCTCGGCACCGGATTCCCGGCGGCCTTCTGGGTGGCGACGGTGATCGGACTCGCCGGAGCGGCAACGGTATTCGCCGGGTCGGCTTCCGAAAACGATCGGGCACCGGTGGAATCCGTCGCGAGCGCGGTGCGCCGGTGA
- a CDS encoding ABC transporter permease: protein MTGFLLRRALNYVVLLALASFLAFSLASLTFRPLDSLEQRNPRPPQSVIDAKAHELHLDEPIPQRYVTWVGGVVHGDFGKTLAGQPVSAELGRRVGVSLRLLIVGSVVGTLLGVLIGAAGAIRQYRISDYFTTIVSLLVLSTPVFLLATLLKYGALEINTATGQQIFLYTGETSATAVHGFWNQFVDRLQHMIVPTLGLALAAMASYSRYQRNAMLDVLQSDFIRTARAKGLTRRRALYKHGLRTALIPMATLFAYSFGALITGATFTEKIFGWHGVGEWLVDGINRQDVYIVVTVTVFVGFVVLVSGLLSDIAYAILDPRVRVS, encoded by the coding sequence ATGACCGGCTTTCTGCTGCGACGCGCGCTCAATTATGTCGTGCTGCTGGCACTGGCGTCCTTCCTGGCGTTCAGCCTCGCGTCGCTGACTTTTCGCCCGCTGGACAGTCTCGAACAGCGCAACCCACGCCCACCGCAGTCGGTGATCGATGCCAAGGCCCACGAACTGCATCTGGACGAACCGATCCCACAGCGGTACGTCACCTGGGTCGGCGGCGTCGTCCACGGTGACTTCGGCAAGACCCTCGCGGGCCAGCCGGTCAGTGCGGAACTGGGCCGCCGCGTGGGGGTCAGTCTGCGTTTGCTGATCGTCGGCTCGGTGGTCGGCACCCTGCTCGGCGTACTGATCGGCGCGGCCGGCGCCATCCGGCAATATCGCATCAGCGATTACTTCACGACGATCGTCTCACTGCTCGTCCTGAGCACCCCGGTATTCCTCCTGGCCACCCTGTTGAAATACGGTGCGCTGGAAATCAATACGGCCACCGGGCAGCAGATATTCCTGTATACCGGTGAGACCTCGGCAACCGCCGTGCACGGGTTCTGGAATCAATTCGTCGACCGGCTGCAACATATGATCGTCCCGACGCTCGGCCTGGCACTGGCCGCGATGGCGAGCTACAGCCGCTATCAGCGCAACGCCATGCTCGATGTCCTGCAGAGCGATTTCATCCGCACCGCCCGGGCCAAGGGCCTGACCAGGCGACGAGCGCTGTACAAACACGGTCTGCGCACCGCGCTGATTCCGATGGCCACCCTGTTCGCCTACAGTTTCGGCGCCTTGATCACCGGTGCGACGTTCACTGAAAAGATCTTCGGCTGGCACGGTGTGGGCGAGTGGCTGGTCGACGGAATCAACCGCCAGGACGTCTACATCGTGGTGACGGTGACGGTGTTCGTCGGATTCGTGGTGCTGGTGTCGGGTCTGCTGTCCGATATCGCGTACGCGATCCTCGATCCTCGGGTGCGTGTCTCATGA
- a CDS encoding ABC transporter permease: MTDAEIIVQGAPEPVAAGRRKLVWRRFIRNKPAVIAGFVLILLVIGAFAIPPFLSYDYQQRDSLALLQPPSPQHPFGTNEIGQDMLAQTLHGLQKSLLIGFCVAIVAALIAVATGAVAGLLGGWVDRLVMWLVDLLLVVPSFIIIAIFAPRMKGSGSILLLIALLAAFGWMISARIVRSMTLTLRDREFVRAARYMGASTRSLIVTHIVPNIASILIIDTTLAVGIAIMSETGLSYLGFGVQPPDVSLGSLIAFGTKSALTFPWLFLFPGGFLIAIVLCANLVGDGLRDAFDPTSRRARAGRKMKKAEKVEAA; encoded by the coding sequence ATGACCGATGCCGAGATCATCGTTCAGGGCGCACCGGAGCCCGTGGCGGCCGGTCGGCGAAAGCTGGTGTGGCGCCGATTCATCCGGAACAAGCCCGCCGTCATCGCGGGCTTCGTGCTGATTCTGCTGGTGATCGGCGCGTTCGCGATTCCGCCGTTCCTGTCCTACGACTATCAGCAGCGCGATTCGCTCGCACTACTGCAGCCGCCGAGCCCGCAACATCCGTTCGGCACCAACGAGATCGGCCAGGACATGCTGGCCCAGACCCTGCACGGCCTGCAGAAATCACTCCTGATCGGTTTCTGCGTCGCGATCGTGGCGGCCCTCATCGCGGTGGCGACCGGCGCGGTGGCCGGTCTGCTCGGCGGCTGGGTGGACCGCCTGGTGATGTGGCTGGTGGATCTGCTCCTGGTGGTGCCCAGCTTCATCATCATCGCGATCTTCGCGCCGCGCATGAAGGGCAGCGGTTCGATCCTGCTGCTGATCGCGCTGCTGGCGGCATTCGGCTGGATGATCAGCGCGCGGATCGTGCGCAGTATGACGCTCACCCTGCGCGATCGCGAATTCGTCCGGGCCGCAAGGTATATGGGCGCCTCGACCCGATCGCTGATCGTCACCCACATCGTGCCGAATATCGCGTCGATCCTGATCATCGACACCACGCTCGCGGTCGGTATCGCGATCATGTCCGAAACCGGTTTGAGTTACCTCGGTTTCGGCGTGCAGCCGCCGGATGTGTCACTGGGTTCACTGATCGCGTTCGGCACCAAATCCGCCCTGACCTTTCCGTGGTTGTTCCTGTTCCCCGGTGGTTTCCTGATCGCGATCGTGCTGTGCGCCAACCTGGTCGGCGACGGTCTGCGTGATGCGTTCGACCCGACCTCCCGGCGGGCGCGCGCGGGCCGCAAGATGAAGAAGGCCGAGAAAGTGGAAGCGGCATGA
- a CDS encoding ABC transporter family substrate-binding protein codes for MQIRTRALRLAVAVVAASVGIAVVGCAPIDTASGPNALGESNDINPQPRDAVREGGNLRLVVDEFPVNWNALSTDGNVLDTAEIVWPLMPRSYLIDAAGRTTINHDYFTDIQLTGTAPQQVTYTINPKAVWSDGSPITWEDIASQAHALSSADTRYLIAINNGFDRVEKVERGVDDRQAVITFKQPYTDWRGQFAGNAMLYPKSVTADPESFNHALADKITLTSGPFVVQSTDRTQGRITLARNPKWWGDKPKLDTITYSVMDQSTYAAALQNNELDAARLTSIEDLATVRTNSDLVVRHAPGNLWRHITFNGAPGSILADPKLRVAIAKGVDRQSIASAIQNGLVSNPKPLNNHIFVQGQEGYQDNSFPFDLDAAARELDALGWKLQGDVRVKDGRKLEIRDVMYNDPTWVRVAQIIQGDLAKIGVKLNIDIKPAQGFFSDWMIPSNFDVAQFQFSGDAFPIGAIPQIYAYNPDDEQSNFGRIGSPELNTLIEQTLDELDPQKAIALANQVDQQVFAEGFSLPLTQDPGNYGVRSTVANYGAPGLASYDYTKIGFVS; via the coding sequence GTGCAGATTCGTACCCGGGCGCTCCGGTTGGCGGTCGCGGTCGTCGCGGCGAGTGTGGGGATCGCGGTGGTCGGATGTGCGCCGATAGACACCGCCAGCGGCCCGAACGCACTCGGAGAATCCAACGACATCAATCCGCAACCGCGTGACGCGGTGCGCGAGGGCGGCAATCTTCGCCTGGTGGTCGACGAGTTCCCGGTGAACTGGAATGCCTTGTCCACCGATGGAAACGTGCTGGACACCGCCGAGATCGTCTGGCCGCTGATGCCGCGCTCCTACCTGATCGACGCCGCGGGCAGAACGACGATCAACCACGACTATTTCACCGACATCCAGCTCACCGGCACCGCCCCGCAGCAGGTCACCTACACCATCAATCCCAAGGCGGTGTGGAGTGACGGCTCGCCGATCACCTGGGAGGACATCGCCTCCCAGGCGCATGCGCTGTCGAGTGCCGACACGCGGTATCTGATCGCGATCAACAACGGATTCGACCGAGTGGAGAAGGTGGAGCGCGGTGTCGACGATCGTCAAGCCGTCATCACCTTCAAACAGCCCTACACCGACTGGCGTGGGCAGTTCGCCGGAAACGCGATGCTGTATCCGAAGTCGGTGACAGCCGATCCGGAATCGTTCAATCACGCACTGGCCGACAAGATCACGCTCACCTCGGGGCCGTTCGTCGTGCAGTCCACGGATCGGACGCAGGGGCGGATCACACTGGCCCGCAATCCGAAATGGTGGGGCGACAAGCCCAAACTCGACACCATCACCTACAGCGTGATGGATCAGTCCACCTATGCCGCCGCCCTGCAGAACAACGAACTCGACGCCGCCCGGCTGACCTCCATCGAGGATCTCGCCACCGTGCGGACCAACTCCGACCTGGTCGTCCGGCACGCGCCGGGAAATCTGTGGCGGCACATCACCTTCAACGGCGCACCGGGTTCGATACTCGCCGATCCGAAACTGCGCGTGGCGATCGCGAAGGGCGTCGATCGGCAGAGTATCGCGAGTGCCATCCAGAACGGGCTGGTGTCGAATCCCAAACCGCTGAACAATCACATCTTCGTCCAGGGCCAGGAAGGCTACCAGGACAACAGCTTTCCCTTCGATCTCGATGCCGCGGCACGCGAACTCGATGCCCTCGGCTGGAAGTTGCAAGGTGATGTGCGGGTCAAGGACGGCCGCAAACTCGAGATCCGCGATGTGATGTACAACGATCCGACCTGGGTGCGGGTGGCGCAGATCATCCAGGGCGATCTGGCGAAGATCGGGGTCAAGCTGAACATCGACATCAAACCGGCCCAGGGCTTCTTCTCCGATTGGATGATCCCCAGCAATTTCGATGTCGCCCAGTTCCAGTTCTCGGGAGACGCGTTCCCGATCGGCGCCATTCCGCAGATCTACGCCTACAACCCCGACGACGAGCAGAGCAACTTCGGCCGTATCGGCTCGCCGGAACTGAACACCCTGATCGAGCAAACTCTCGACGAACTCGATCCGCAGAAGGCGATCGCCCTCGCGAATCAGGTCGACCAGCAGGTCTTCGCGGAAGGATTCTCCCTGCCCCTCACCCAGGATCCGGGCAACTACGGCGTTCGCTCGACCGTGGCAAACTACGGTGCACCCGGCCTGGCCTCGTACGACTACACGAAGATCGGCTTCGTAAGCTAG
- a CDS encoding ABC transporter family substrate-binding protein yields the protein MRIRSTMTRIAIPAVAIGMLLSGCGGATTGTGTSNLGTTSDINPHDVADLRDGGNMRIPITEFPQNWNTLNIDGNQIDFSTVERPMMPQAFRVDAAGVPQLDTDYFTSVELTGTDPQQVTYTINPKAVWSDGSPITWEDIASQAEAMSGRNPEFAIAGNGGFDRVAKVERGVDDRQAVLTFSKHYGEWKGQFAGNGFLYPKSVTSTPDAFNKSIANEIKVTSGPFLVQSTDRTQGRITLARNPKWWGAPPKLDTITFTVLDQPAWVQALQNNELDATGISGIADRADLATAQSISDVSILRSPSVQWSHLTFNGAPGSILADPKVRVAIAKAIDRQGIANAIQNGLVADPKPLNNHVYVAGQKGYQDNALPFDPDAAARELDAAGWKLNGDVREKDGRKLEIRDVMYNQPSWVQMAQIMQQTLAKIGVKLTIDTRPAQGLFTNVFQKGDFDLAQFSWVGDPFPLGNINQIWGYDPNSMQGNFGRIGSPELNAQIERTVSELNPDKAIELANETDKQIWAEGHSVTLLQSPGIVAVRSNVANYGAFGLATPDWTKVGFLK from the coding sequence ATGCGGATTCGTTCGACGATGACCCGAATCGCGATACCCGCGGTCGCCATCGGAATGCTGTTGTCGGGGTGTGGGGGCGCCACGACCGGAACCGGAACCTCGAATCTGGGCACGACCAGTGACATCAATCCGCACGATGTCGCGGACCTGCGCGACGGCGGCAATATGCGGATACCGATCACGGAGTTCCCGCAGAACTGGAACACCCTCAATATCGACGGCAACCAAATCGATTTCTCCACGGTCGAGCGGCCGATGATGCCGCAGGCCTTCCGTGTGGACGCCGCCGGTGTACCCCAGCTCGACACCGACTATTTCACCAGTGTGGAACTCACCGGCACCGATCCGCAGCAGGTCACCTACACCATCAATCCCAAGGCGGTGTGGTCGGACGGCTCGCCGATCACCTGGGAGGACATCGCCTCTCAGGCCGAGGCGATGAGTGGCCGCAATCCGGAATTCGCAATCGCGGGCAACGGCGGCTTCGACCGGGTGGCGAAGGTCGAGCGGGGCGTCGACGACCGCCAGGCGGTGCTGACCTTCAGTAAGCACTACGGCGAATGGAAGGGGCAGTTCGCCGGAAACGGCTTCCTGTATCCGAAGTCGGTGACCTCCACGCCCGATGCGTTCAACAAGAGCATCGCGAACGAGATCAAGGTGACGTCCGGGCCGTTCCTGGTCCAGTCCACCGATCGCACGCAGGGGCGGATCACGCTGGCCCGCAATCCGAAATGGTGGGGCGCGCCGCCGAAACTGGACACCATCACCTTCACCGTGCTCGACCAGCCCGCCTGGGTGCAGGCCCTGCAGAACAACGAACTCGACGCCACCGGAATCTCGGGAATCGCCGACCGGGCCGATCTGGCGACCGCCCAGAGCATTTCGGATGTGTCCATCCTTCGTTCACCGTCGGTGCAGTGGTCGCATCTGACGTTCAACGGCGCTCCCGGTTCGATTCTCGCGGACCCCAAGGTCCGGGTGGCGATCGCGAAGGCCATCGATCGGCAGGGCATCGCGAACGCCATCCAGAACGGACTGGTCGCCGATCCCAAGCCGCTGAACAATCACGTCTACGTCGCAGGGCAGAAGGGATATCAGGACAACGCCCTGCCGTTCGACCCCGACGCCGCCGCCCGCGAACTCGACGCGGCGGGCTGGAAACTCAACGGCGACGTACGCGAGAAGGACGGCCGCAAACTCGAGATCCGCGATGTGATGTACAACCAGCCGTCCTGGGTTCAGATGGCGCAGATCATGCAGCAGACGCTCGCCAAGATCGGCGTGAAACTCACCATCGACACCCGGCCCGCACAGGGCCTGTTCACGAATGTGTTCCAGAAGGGCGACTTCGATCTGGCGCAGTTCTCCTGGGTCGGGGACCCGTTCCCGCTGGGCAATATCAACCAGATCTGGGGCTACGACCCGAACTCGATGCAGGGCAATTTCGGCCGGATCGGTTCACCGGAACTCAACGCGCAGATCGAACGCACGGTCTCCGAACTGAATCCGGACAAGGCCATCGAGCTGGCGAACGAGACCGACAAGCAGATCTGGGCAGAAGGGCATTCCGTGACGCTGCTCCAGTCACCCGGAATCGTCGCCGTCCGGTCCAATGTCGCCAACTACGGCGCCTTCGGCCTGGCCACGCCCGACTGGACGAAAGTCGGCTTCCTGAAGTGA
- a CDS encoding TetR/AcrR family transcriptional regulator, whose protein sequence is MRAEPLSRAGIVAAARRIADAEGLAALTLRRVAQELGTGQASLYRHIADRRELLALLNEDLARSFPVVHKGTPRARLTAQWLGAHRVLLEHPWAAGVVTDASTSTAAALPFAESALAALLAADLDPATAAHTYRALWHLLIGHVVNEHPLGHPGIDLDPETYPALTAARPYLSRDAATEFEWALRNLLDQVLRPRK, encoded by the coding sequence ATGCGCGCGGAACCGCTGAGTCGTGCCGGAATCGTCGCCGCTGCGCGCCGGATCGCCGATGCCGAGGGTCTGGCGGCGCTGACCCTGCGGCGGGTGGCCCAGGAACTCGGCACCGGACAGGCGTCGCTCTATCGGCACATCGCCGACCGCCGCGAACTGCTGGCACTGCTGAACGAGGATCTGGCCCGCTCATTCCCGGTGGTGCACAAGGGAACTCCGCGAGCGCGCCTCACCGCGCAATGGCTGGGCGCGCACCGCGTCCTGCTGGAGCATCCGTGGGCGGCGGGCGTGGTCACCGATGCCTCCACCTCCACCGCCGCCGCGTTGCCGTTCGCCGAATCCGCACTCGCCGCCCTGCTGGCGGCCGACCTCGATCCGGCTACGGCGGCCCATACCTACCGAGCCCTCTGGCATCTGCTGATCGGGCACGTGGTCAACGAACACCCGCTGGGCCACCCCGGCATCGATCTCGACCCGGAGACCTATCCGGCACTCACGGCCGCCCGGCCATACCTGTCCCGGGATGCGGCGACCGAATTCGAATGGGCATTGCGAAACCTCTTGGACCAGGTCCTGCGCCCGCGAAAATGA
- a CDS encoding MFS transporter: MIEVLRHPQFRRLFTAQVVALAGTGLLTVALGLLAYDLAGRGAGAVLGTALAIKMVAYVVVAPVVSAAAERVPRRGLLVSADVIRLGIALMLPFVGQIWQIYVLIFVLQSASATFTPAFQAVIPAVLPDERDYTRALSLSRLAYDLESLLSPVLASVLLVVASYHRLFLGTALGFAVSAIMVIGTPLPRLMPADRSIPLVRRMTRGAAIMSARPELRGLLAMNLAVAAATALVIVNTVVYVRDLLHGPAWAVGFALAVFGGGSMVTALCVPGLVGRVPDRQLMLTGCAILPVGLCAAMMLPVAPIGWRWVLLVAIWAALGAGTSLINTPSARLLRAGSDSDTRTAVFTAQFSLSHACFLVTYPIAGWIGAALGQFTASAVLAMLATLATVTAARVWPVGIASDAERVSTGA, encoded by the coding sequence GTGATCGAGGTTTTGCGGCATCCGCAGTTCCGGCGGCTGTTCACGGCGCAGGTTGTGGCGCTGGCGGGGACGGGGCTGCTCACGGTGGCGTTGGGGTTGCTGGCCTACGATCTCGCGGGTAGAGGGGCCGGGGCGGTGCTGGGTACCGCGTTGGCCATCAAGATGGTCGCGTATGTGGTTGTGGCGCCGGTGGTTTCGGCGGCGGCCGAGCGGGTGCCGCGGCGGGGGTTGCTGGTTTCGGCGGATGTGATCCGGTTGGGGATCGCGCTCATGTTGCCGTTCGTCGGTCAGATCTGGCAGATCTATGTGCTCATTTTCGTGCTGCAATCGGCCTCTGCCACCTTCACTCCCGCATTTCAGGCGGTGATTCCCGCGGTGCTGCCGGATGAGCGGGACTACACGCGGGCGCTGTCACTGTCGCGCCTGGCCTACGACCTGGAATCGCTGTTGAGTCCGGTGCTGGCGTCCGTGCTGCTCGTGGTGGCGAGTTACCACCGGCTGTTCCTCGGGACGGCGTTGGGATTCGCGGTGTCGGCCATCATGGTGATCGGCACGCCGCTGCCTCGGCTGATGCCGGCGGATCGCTCGATTCCGTTGGTGCGGCGGATGACTCGCGGGGCAGCAATCATGTCGGCGCGTCCGGAGCTGCGCGGTCTGCTGGCGATGAATCTCGCCGTCGCCGCCGCCACCGCACTGGTGATCGTGAATACCGTCGTCTACGTGCGCGACCTGCTGCACGGTCCGGCGTGGGCGGTCGGCTTCGCGCTCGCGGTCTTCGGCGGCGGTTCGATGGTGACCGCGCTGTGCGTTCCGGGGCTGGTCGGCCGGGTTCCCGATCGGCAGTTGATGCTCACCGGCTGCGCGATACTGCCGGTCGGACTGTGTGCCGCGATGATGCTGCCGGTGGCGCCGATCGGATGGCGCTGGGTTCTGCTCGTCGCGATCTGGGCGGCCCTCGGCGCGGGCACCTCGCTGATCAACACGCCGTCGGCCCGATTGCTGCGCGCCGGATCCGATTCCGATACCCGCACGGCCGTATTCACCGCGCAGTTCTCCCTGTCACATGCCTGTTTCCTGGTCACCTACCCGATCGCGGGATGGATCGGCGCCGCGCTGGGCCAGTTCACCGCGTCCGCCGTACTCGCGATGCTGGCTACACTTGCCACAGTGACGGCCGCGCGCGTGTGGCCGGTGGGCATCGCCTCGGATGCCGAGAGGGTGTCGACAGGAGCCTGA
- a CDS encoding ArsR/SmtB family transcription factor: protein MDAADGPVAPGASLEHPVSIDRAHLEAATSAFAMLADPTRLHIMLLLAAGESDVTALTAACGASRTAVSQHLAKLRFTGMVDTRREGRHVIYRIRDGHLARLVREGFNLADHIVTGEPPHA, encoded by the coding sequence ATGGACGCAGCGGACGGCCCGGTGGCACCCGGCGCCAGCCTCGAACATCCGGTATCGATAGATCGCGCCCATCTCGAGGCCGCGACCTCCGCGTTCGCGATGCTCGCCGATCCGACTCGCCTGCACATCATGTTGTTGCTCGCCGCGGGCGAATCCGATGTCACCGCTCTCACCGCGGCCTGCGGCGCCTCGCGCACCGCCGTGAGCCAGCATCTGGCCAAACTCCGATTCACCGGAATGGTCGACACCCGCCGCGAGGGCCGCCACGTCATCTACCGCATCCGCGACGGTCACCTCGCCCGGCTGGTCCGCGAGGGCTTCAACCTCGCCGACCACATCGTCACCGGCGAGCCACCGCACGCCTGA